Genomic window (Asticcacaulis excentricus CB 48):
AGGCCAAGCTCGATCAGGTCGTCGATCGTTTCCGCATGATCGAGGCGCGCATGGAAAGCGCTACCGATGGCACAGAGATTGTGAAGCTGTCGAAGGAGCACGCCGAGCTGAAACCCGTGGTCGATGCGGTTACGGCGCTGCTCAAGGCGCGTGCGTCGGGGCCCGAGCTAGAGGAACTGATCGCACTCAATGATCCCGAACTGTCGCCGCTGGCGCAGGAGGAGTTTCAGGAGCTGAAAGAGCGTCTGCCGGAGCTGGAACGCGGGGTGGCGCTGCTGCTGGCCCCTAAGGATAAGGACGAGAACGCCTCGGCCATCCTCGAAGTGCGCGCCGGGACCGGTGGCGATGAGGCGGCGCTGTTCGCCGGTGACCTCTTCCGCATGTATTCGCGGTATGCGGCGTCGCAGGGCTGGCGCGTTGAGATTGACTCCATCAGTGAAGGCGATGCGGGCGGCTATAAGGAAATCATCGCCTCGGTGACGGGCGACGGCGTGTTCGGCAAGCTGAAGTTCGAGTCGGGCGTGCACCGCGTGCAGCGCGTCCCGGCCACGGAAGCGGGAGGCCGTATCCACACCTCGGCGGCCACCGTCGCCGTCCTGCCCGAAGCCGAAGACGTCGAAATCGACATTCAGGACAAAGATATCCGCATTGACACCTACCGCGCGTCGGGCTCCGGTGGTCAGCACGTCAACAAGACCGATTCGGCTGTGCGTATCACCCACCTGCCGACGGGGATCGTGGCGACTTCATCAGAAAAGTCGCAGCACATGAACCGCCAGATCGCCATGCGCAACCTAAAGGCGCGCCTTTACGACATCCAGCGTCAGGCGCTTGATGCTGCGCGCTCCGATGCCCGCAAATCGCAGGTCGGCTCCGGCGACCGCTCGGAACGCATCCGCACCTATAATTATCCTCAGGGCCGGGTGTCCGATCACCGCATCAACCTGACCCTCTATAACCTGTCGCAATTTATGGAAGGCGAGATGGATCAGATGATTAACGCCCTGATCGCCGACGATCAGGCCGCGCGTCTGGCCATGCTTGAAGAGGAACTGGGATAGGTGTAGGCTCTACTTCTGGCTGAAGAGTTCATCGGGGGCTTATGTATCTCAGGATATTCTTAACGCTTCTCTCACTTTTGGTGGTGATCTGGGCCGTTACGCATGGCGATGTGTATGTCCTTATCTGGCTTGCCGTGCCCATTGGGATATGGCTCGACCATTTCAGGGTCACGCCCGCTGTGTCGTACACAGGGCTGGCCTTTCTGTTCGTATCCATCGGTCTATTTGTATGGGTTTCGAGGGATTTGTACCTGCCAGGCCTTCGGCAATTTATGACCAAACAGTGGCTGACGACCATCGTCATACTATTCCTGCCGGTATTTTTCGGTCTATACGCCGCCTATGTCTGGTGGGAAAAGCGGCGATTGGCCCGAAAGTAAGACGCGCGTTTAATGGGCAACAGATAGGTATATTTTAGCCACGCGCTGCGATAAGAGCGGTTCATGCACCCGACCAATGGTAAAATCGACTCCTTGTGGCGGCATCCAGTTAAGGGCTTTACGCCGGAACCTGTGGCGGAGACCTCCCTGACAGTCGATGGCTTCTTCCCTTTCGATCGCCTGTTTGCGCTGGAGGTCGGGCCATCGGGTTATGACCGCGATGACCCAAAATTCCTCTCCAAGATGAAGTACGCCGTGCTGGCGCGTTTTCCCGCCGTGGTGCGGCTGCGCACCCGCTACGATGAGATCACCGAGCGCTTGTTCATCGATGATTGCCCGTTCGATATAGCGCAACCTGCCGGGCGTCACGCGCTCGAGCGGCATATCGAAACCATGCTCGCGGCGCATGAGGAGTACGACCCGGTGGCGCAGCCGCTGCGGTTTCTAGATATCCGCGAAAGCGCGGTCGATCATTATCGCTTCACCGACTCCTCGAAAGGCTTTGTTTCGATACTCAATCTGAACAGCGTGCGCGACTTGTCCGCGCGTATGGGAATCGACCTCGATCCGTTGCGGTTGCGCGCCAATATCTGGGTCGAAGGGTGGTCAGCGTTTGAAGACCATGCCTGGGTCGGCAAGAGGTTGCGCATCGGCGAAAAGGGGCCGCTTCTGGAGGTGCTGAAACCCATTCTGCGCTGCGTGGCGACGCACGTGAACCCACAGACGGCGCAGCGTGATGCCGAGATGGTGCAGGCGCTGTGGACCCACTATGGTCATCGCGACTGCGGCCTTTATTGCCGCGTCGTGTCGCCGGGGCTGATCCGTGCCGGTGATGCGGTTGACCCGCAGGTGACCTGATCCTATAGCAGGAACCGTCGTTTATTCTAAAGGTGTCCGGATGCCCAAACTCATTCTCCTCCGTCACGGCCAGAGCCAGTGGAACCTAGAAAACCGCTTTACCGGCTGGGTGGACGTCAATCTGACGGCCGAGGGCGAAGCGCAGGCGGTCAAGGGCGGTGAGCTGATCAAGGCGGAGGGGATTGAGATCGACCGCGCCTTCACCTCGGTGCTGACCCGCGCCATCCGTACCTGCAATCTGGCGCTGGACGCCGCCGGGCAATCCTACGTGCCGGTGATCAAGGACTGGCACCTCAATGAGCGTCATTATGGAGGGCTGACAGGGCTGGATAAGGCCGAAACCGCTGCCCTGCACGGCGATGAGCAGGTAAAGATCTGGCGCCGTTCCTACGACGTGCCGCCGCCCGAACTGTCAGCCGATAGCGCCTATGACTTCTCGAAGGATCGGCGCTACGCCGGTTCGGTCTTGCCGCTGACCGAGAGCCTGAAGACGACGCTGGATCGCGTGCTGCCCTTCTGGGACGGCTCAATCGTGCCGGCGCTGAAGTCCGGGGATACGGTGCTGGTGGCGGCGCACGGTAACTCGATCCGTGCCATTATCAAGCTCCTGTTCAACCTCGGTGAGGCCGAGATACTGGAGGTCGAAGTGCCGACCTCGAACCCGCTGGTCATCGACCTCGATGCGGCGCTGACGCCCGTTTCGGCCAGGTATCTCGATGCTGAGCGTGCCAACCCCGTGCCCGTTTTACAAGGGTAAAGGAAGGGCGGGGCGATGAGCGACTCCCGCCATATGGCGCGTGCCATCGCGATGGCGACTGCGCAACTGGGGCGCACCGTGCCCAATCCGCCGGTCGGCTGCGTCATCGTCAAGGACGGTGTTGTTATCGCCGAAGCCGCCACGGGTGACGGAGGGCGGCCGCACGCCGAAGAAGCCGCGCTGGCCCAGCTCGACCACCGCGCCGAAGGGGCGACGGCCTATGTGACGCTGGAGCCCTGTGGCGCGCGCTCTCACGGTGGCCTTTCCTGTTCGCAGCGACTGGTCGAAGCGGGGGTCAGCCGAGTCGTCTTCGCCTGTCACGACCCGTCGCCCTTTGCCTCGCACCTCGGCATTATTTGCATGAGCGAGGCCGGGCTTAAGGTCGAAACCGGGCTGATGGCCGATGAGGCCGCAGCCCTGATTGCCGATTTTGTGAATAATCTGCCGGTTAAGTCCTGATTTAGGCTTTTTCAGTAGGGTTAATTAAAACTCTCTCGAAAGGTCCGTTCCCGCGCATGAGCGCCACCACCGGACAGTCACGCTACACCCGTCTGACTCAGGCGCAGGTGGACGCGATCTGCCAAAAGCACGAGCGTCTCAAGGCCATGAAGCCCGGAGGTGCGCGGGCCGTTTTCGCGTGGATGGACGTGTCGGGGCTGGATTTCCGCGGGCGCGACCTGCGCGACGCCGATTTCACCGCCGCTATCGTGGTGGGCGCGGATTTGTCCGGAGCTCTGCTCGATCAGTCGAACCTCTATTGCGTCGATATGCAGATGGCCAATCTGACCCGCGCCTCCCTGCGCCGCACAGATTTGCGCGGGGCGTGTCTGCGCGGCGCGAATTTGGCCGACGTGGATCTATTTGAGGCCGATCTGCGCGAAGGAGCGCTGGCCCTGCCGGACAAGGCTGCGGGTCTCGCCTATGTCGAAGTCTCTACGCGTGTGTCGGACGCGGGGTTTACCAATCTGCGCGGGGCCAATCTGGAGCGCTCCAAGCTGTCGGGGATTCAGGCCATGAAGGCCGACTTTACCGACGCCATCCTTAAGTCTTGTAAGCTGGTCCGTGCCAACCTCAAGCAGGCGATCATGGACAATTGCGACCTGTCTGGGGCGGACATGTCGGGCTGCGACGTCAGCGGTGCATCGCTGAAAGATGCGGTAATGATCGGCACCAAGACCGAGAGCTGGAACGCCTCACAGACCAATCTGAGCGGCGTGCTGACCGAAAAGGCCGCAGGCACGGATATCAGCCGTCTGCCCTATGACGAGATGATCCGGGACCACGCCGAATGGGTCGATAGTGTCGGCAAGGCGGGCAAGCCGTCGGCCTTTGACAAGGCTGATCTGCGCGCACTCAAATCCATTAAGGGGCTAAATCTAGCAGCGCTGTCGGCCAAGGGGGCGGTGTTTTACGGTCTTGATATGCGCGGCATCCAGTTGCAAGGCGCGCACCTTGAAGGGGCGGACCTGCGCAATTGCGACCTGAGTGGTGCCGACTTGCGTGGCGCGCAGATGAAGGGCGTGCGGATGGACGGAGCCAATTTGGAGGGGGCCAATATTGGCCCGCTGAAGCTTGCCGGTGACCGCATCTTCCCGGCAGACCTTAGAGAGGCGCGCATTCGCGGGGCCAATCTGCAACGTGCTGATCTACGTCAGGCGCGCCTTGATGGCGCCGACCTGTCGCGCTCTGACCTCGATAAGGCGCAGATGACACTCGAAAGCCTCGTCAATGTCGTCTGCGTCGGCCTTAAAGGCAAGATCGCGGCATAGAGCGTGTTTTGTTCAGTTTGAATCGAAACGACGCTCTAAATTTTTGGTTCAACGCGTATTCATATCCGAAAAATGCCTCACACCTTTCGGAAAGCGCTCTAAAATGCCTCAGAGACAATATCGCCATTGTCGCTGAAATACGCGCGTTTCATGCCCGCTGAGCGAAAGGGCGCGTGGACCTCACCGGCGCGTGTGATGACGATCAGCCCGCCTTCGCCGCCCATCCTGACGATCTGCTCCAGCACCTGACCGGCGCTTTCGAACGCGCCCTGACCGGCCCCGATGCGGAAGGCCACCTGTGCAGCGGCTTGAACACGCAGGAAGTATTCGCCCTGACCAGTGCAGGAGATGGCGGCGTGGTCGTCGGCCCAGGTGCCCGCGCCGATGATCGGTGTGTCGCCGACGCGGCCCGGCAGCTTGCCGAACACGCCCGCCGTCGACGTCGCTGAGGCCAGATCGCCATAGGAATCGAGACACACGCAACCGACCGTCCCGTGCGCCAGCGTCCCGGGCGGATAGTTGGACTCAAAGGCCCCGGCGCGAGTGAAATAGTCGTCGCTCACCGTCTCAAAGCCCTGCGCCTCGGCAAATTGTCGTGCGCCATCGCCGGCCAGCAGGACATGCGGCGTTTTTTCCATCACGGCGCGGGCGATAACAACGGGGTTCTTGTACCCAGCCAGTGCGGCGACCGCTCCGGCGCGACGGTCCGCCCCGCTCATCAGGCTGGCGTCCAGTTCGAACACACCGGCAGCATTGGGTGATGCACCTTTGCCCGCCACATAGAGGCCGGAGTCTTCAAGCGAGCGCACGGTTTCGGTGACCACATCCAGCGCGCGGGCGCCGTTATGGAGGTTGTGCCGCGCGATCTTGGCGAGCCCCTTCATATGGGTGATTTCGCGGCCATAGTCGCGGCCGGCCTTGGCCCCGGCGCCGCCATGCAGGGCGAATGCGATCATCAGACGTATCCTTCGGGTCGTTTGGCCGGGTTTTAGGCGAAGCGACGGACGAAAGATACCCCCATACCTACCCGACGTGGCGGGAGATTTGGAAGGCAGCGTCAACGACGAGTTCCTGATTACACAGCCGCCGAGGGCCCGAACGATGGCTGACGAGGATCAGGCCCTGACCGTTGCGCTTAAGATGCGCCTCGACGGCCTCGGTAACGGCAGCTTCGGTAACGGCGTCCAGCCCCTCGGTCGGCTCATCCAGCACCAGCACCTCGGCTGGACGCAGCAGGGCACGGGCGAGGCAGAGGCGTTTGCGCTCCCCGCCCGACAGGGTCACGCCGCCGTCGCCGATCCATTGGTGCAGGCCCTTGGGCATGGCCGCCACGCGGGTTTTCAGTTTCGCGGCCTCCAACGCGGCCCACACCCGCGCCGTCAGGCTTTCCGGCGTTTCTGCCGCGATCTCCTGCGGCGATAGGGCCATCAGGAGATTATCGCCGATGGTGCCATTGAGCGTCGGCGCGTCCTGCGGCGACAGGCTGAACCGCAGGTCGGGCAGGGCGGTGAGCCCCGGCACCTCTTCCATCGGGCGCAGACCGATCAGGGCCTCGATCAGACGCGTCTTGCCCGATCCCGACGCGCCACGGATCAGCAGACGTGCTTGCGGACCGAGGTCGTAGTCCTGGCCGCCAAAGCGCAGAACTGACCCCGTGCGCGGGGCGGGTGGCACGGCCTCCACGTCGCCCAGTTCCGCCACCCGCGCCTCGGCCTCGGCGAACAGGCGTTTTTGCGCCATAGCTTTCAAGAGCGGGCCGGTCGCTTCAAAAGCCACCGTCGTCACCAGCAAGCCAAGCGCCAGCATCGGCATGGCGGCGTGCGCATGGGTGAGGACGATCAGGCTCAGCGTCGCGGCCAAGACTCCGAGGTTTAACCCCACAGGCAGGCTTTCTGTCCGCGCCTGGGCCTCGCGGGCCGCAAGCAGGGTGGCCTCCTGCTCCGTTAACCGCGCCATAACCCGCTCTGACAGCCGATAAGCGGCGATGTCGGGCAAGAAGGGCAGGGTTTCATGCATGCTGTTTTTCAACGCCCCCAGTTCGGGCAGGCCGGTGGTGGGCGTAGGCACGACGCGACGCGACAGGCCTATAAGCGTGCCGATGCCCGCCGCCGCAATGATGGAGGCCACCGGCGACAGGAGCGTGATCAGGAACAGGGCGGCAATCAGCCCCCCTAGCGCCGAGGCCCAGTGGCTTTGCGCCACTAATGCATTTTCCAGTTGCCCGACATCCTGCACCAGCCGCGCCGAGGCCTCGCCTTGGCTGACGCGTAGCGGGGTACGGCTAACCCTTTCATACAGCCACGGGCGCAGCTCTGCCAGAGCACGAAAGGCCGCCGTATGGCCGCTTAGGCGCTCGAAATAGCGCATGACGGTGCGTGCAATAGCCAGCCCGCGGATGGCCGCCGACGGCAGCAGATAGTTGAAGGCCATCATCACCGCGCCACCCGCGGCCCCGGCTATGGCCGCGCCGGCCAGAAACCAGCCCGACAGGCCAAGCAGGGTGGTTGCTGCGATCGACACCCCGGCGGCACAGACCGAAGCGACGATCAGGGACGAGCGCTGACGGCGCTTCAGATCCGCAAAATATGCTTTGAATGCGCTCACAGCCGCACCTCCTGCGTGGCGATGGCAGCCAATGCCTCGGAATGGGTGGCCAGGATCACTGTGCGGCCTATGGCGGCGCTGCGAATGGCGGTGACGAGAGCAGACTCAGCTTCCAGGTCGAGATCGGCGGTAGGCTCATCGAGCAAGAGAAGCGGCGCGGGCTTGAGCAGGGCGCGCGCAAGTCCGATACGCCGCCGCTCACCGCCCGACAGGCCGGAGCCGCGCTCATCCAACGCCGTCTCGAGCCCCCGGACCGCCACCAGCGCGTCCAGCCCGGTCAGGGCGATCACCCGTTGTACCTCGGCGTCGCTGGCCTGTGGGTGCGACAGGCGCAGATTGTCGGCCAGGGTGCCGGGCAGGATCGGTGTGTGCTGCGACATCCACGACAGGCCGGGCGACAGGTCGTGCGCGGGCGTTAGCGGCTGACCGTCAATCTCGATAAGACCGCGCGCCGCCACGTCGCCGCCGCGCCCCAGCAATAGGCGCAGCAGGGTGGACTTGCCAGACCCCGTTTCGCCGCGCAGCGCGATGATGGTCCCGCTGTTGGCGCTGAAACTCACCGGGGCGAAGACGGGGGTTGGATCATCGGCAAAGACGGCGCTGACCTGATCAAAGCGCAGGGCGGGGGCGGAAGTGAGCGTAAGCGGCACCGTGTCCGGTATTTCCAGCCGCGCCTCCAGCGCTATCAAGGCTTCGGCGGCGGCGCGCGCCTGCTGTTCTTCGTGATAGGCGGCGCTCAGGCGGCGAAGCGGGAAATAGACTTCGGGGGCCAGCGCCAGAGCGAAGAAGGCCGGGGCAAAGGCATCGCCACCGAACAAATTCTTATTGAAATCGAGAACAGCCGGCACGGGGAAGGGCAGCAAGCCCAGCAGGGCAAACCCGCAATAGACGGCGATCAGCGCCACCGACAGGGCGGCGAAAAATTCCAGTATGGCCGAGCCGGTAAAGGCCATGCGCAGGACCGAGAGGGTGCGCTCCGAGACATCGCGGGCAGCGCGGCGCACCTTTTCGACCTGTGTGGCTTCATTATCAAAAGCGCGGATCAGCGGCAGGTGGCGCAGACGGTCAGCGAACAGGCCCGACAGCCGCGTCAGGGCCTCAAGTTGGCGCCGCGATTCCGCAGCGGTGGCCATGCCGGACAGGGCCATCAGTGTGACAAAGGGACACAGGGTGAAGAGGATGATGCCTGCCGCCAGAGGCGAGGCCACCCCGATAGCCAGCGTCACCAGAAGCGGCGTCAGGGCTGTCGCCTGCCGTGCCGGAACGAAGCGCGCATAATAGCCTTCGAGCGCTTCAGTATGCTCAAACAGGGCCGTCATACGTTCCATCTGCGAGGCCTCGACGCCGCGCCCGGACAGGGCCTTGCGCATCAGCGACAGGCGCAGGCTCTCGATGATCAGGCGGGCTGATTTGAGGCTAAGGACCTGATTAGAGTAGGAAAGAGCACCCCTGAGGCACAGGCTGAGGAGCAATAAGACCAGGCCCGTCAAGGGAAACTGACCGGCGCGCACCGCCTGTAGGATGAGGGCCAGTCCGGCGGCAAAGCCCGTGGCGCATATAACCGACCCGATCTCAAGCTGTCGCACAAGTGTGACTTGTCTTTTCGCCGGATCGGCCCATAGTTTCAGCGTCTGACGCACAGCTTTGGCGCGACTCTTTAGGGCGTCGCGGGCAGCATCCTCAAGGGTCTCAGGGGTAAGGGGACGTGGGTGCGACATTTGGTGCGATAGGGCGTTTCAGGGGCGGGGCATATACTGAGGCCCAGCTTAGCTGTTCATACGTTTAAGCCGGGATGGGTTTTCTCCTAGCCCATTTTGGACATTAAGGGGCAAATTTCCACTCCGCTGCTGCACCTTGCCGCAGGAGAGTGTGATCTAAAAACCCCAATAACCCGAGGGATATCTCAATGGATATGATGACGGTCGATCTATCAAGGCTACAGTTTGCCTTGACAGCGCTGTATCACTTTCTGTTCGTCCCGCTGACGCTTGGCCTTTCCTTCATGCTGGTCATCATGGAAAGCGTCTATGTGCTGACGCGGCGCGAAATCTGGCGCACCATTACCCGTTTCTGGGGCACACTTTTCGGCATCAACTTCGTGCTGGGCGTGGCCACGGGTCTGACCATGGAATTCCAGTTCGGAACCAACTGGTCCTACTATTCACACTTTGTCGGCGACATCTTCGGCGCGCCTCTGGCGATTGAGGGTCTGATGGCCTTCTTCCTCGAAGCGACCTTTGTCGGCCTGATGTTCTTTGGCTGGGAAC
Coding sequences:
- the prfA gene encoding peptide chain release factor 1 is translated as MRLPQAKLDQVVDRFRMIEARMESATDGTEIVKLSKEHAELKPVVDAVTALLKARASGPELEELIALNDPELSPLAQEEFQELKERLPELERGVALLLAPKDKDENASAILEVRAGTGGDEAALFAGDLFRMYSRYAASQGWRVEIDSISEGDAGGYKEIIASVTGDGVFGKLKFESGVHRVQRVPATEAGGRIHTSAATVAVLPEAEDVEIDIQDKDIRIDTYRASGSGGQHVNKTDSAVRITHLPTGIVATSSEKSQHMNRQIAMRNLKARLYDIQRQALDAARSDARKSQVGSGDRSERIRTYNYPQGRVSDHRINLTLYNLSQFMEGEMDQMINALIADDQAARLAMLEEELG
- a CDS encoding MOSC domain-containing protein, with translation MHPTNGKIDSLWRHPVKGFTPEPVAETSLTVDGFFPFDRLFALEVGPSGYDRDDPKFLSKMKYAVLARFPAVVRLRTRYDEITERLFIDDCPFDIAQPAGRHALERHIETMLAAHEEYDPVAQPLRFLDIRESAVDHYRFTDSSKGFVSILNLNSVRDLSARMGIDLDPLRLRANIWVEGWSAFEDHAWVGKRLRIGEKGPLLEVLKPILRCVATHVNPQTAQRDAEMVQALWTHYGHRDCGLYCRVVSPGLIRAGDAVDPQVT
- the gpmA gene encoding 2,3-diphosphoglycerate-dependent phosphoglycerate mutase — protein: MPKLILLRHGQSQWNLENRFTGWVDVNLTAEGEAQAVKGGELIKAEGIEIDRAFTSVLTRAIRTCNLALDAAGQSYVPVIKDWHLNERHYGGLTGLDKAETAALHGDEQVKIWRRSYDVPPPELSADSAYDFSKDRRYAGSVLPLTESLKTTLDRVLPFWDGSIVPALKSGDTVLVAAHGNSIRAIIKLLFNLGEAEILEVEVPTSNPLVIDLDAALTPVSARYLDAERANPVPVLQG
- a CDS encoding bifunctional diaminohydroxyphosphoribosylaminopyrimidine deaminase/5-amino-6-(5-phosphoribosylamino)uracil reductase RibD → MSDSRHMARAIAMATAQLGRTVPNPPVGCVIVKDGVVIAEAATGDGGRPHAEEAALAQLDHRAEGATAYVTLEPCGARSHGGLSCSQRLVEAGVSRVVFACHDPSPFASHLGIICMSEAGLKVETGLMADEAAALIADFVNNLPVKS
- a CDS encoding pentapeptide repeat-containing protein; protein product: MSATTGQSRYTRLTQAQVDAICQKHERLKAMKPGGARAVFAWMDVSGLDFRGRDLRDADFTAAIVVGADLSGALLDQSNLYCVDMQMANLTRASLRRTDLRGACLRGANLADVDLFEADLREGALALPDKAAGLAYVEVSTRVSDAGFTNLRGANLERSKLSGIQAMKADFTDAILKSCKLVRANLKQAIMDNCDLSGADMSGCDVSGASLKDAVMIGTKTESWNASQTNLSGVLTEKAAGTDISRLPYDEMIRDHAEWVDSVGKAGKPSAFDKADLRALKSIKGLNLAALSAKGAVFYGLDMRGIQLQGAHLEGADLRNCDLSGADLRGAQMKGVRMDGANLEGANIGPLKLAGDRIFPADLREARIRGANLQRADLRQARLDGADLSRSDLDKAQMTLESLVNVVCVGLKGKIAA
- a CDS encoding isoaspartyl peptidase/L-asparaginase family protein, encoding MIAFALHGGAGAKAGRDYGREITHMKGLAKIARHNLHNGARALDVVTETVRSLEDSGLYVAGKGASPNAAGVFELDASLMSGADRRAGAVAALAGYKNPVVIARAVMEKTPHVLLAGDGARQFAEAQGFETVSDDYFTRAGAFESNYPPGTLAHGTVGCVCLDSYGDLASATSTAGVFGKLPGRVGDTPIIGAGTWADDHAAISCTGQGEYFLRVQAAAQVAFRIGAGQGAFESAGQVLEQIVRMGGEGGLIVITRAGEVHAPFRSAGMKRAYFSDNGDIVSEAF
- a CDS encoding amino acid ABC transporter ATP-binding/permease protein encodes the protein MSAFKAYFADLKRRQRSSLIVASVCAAGVSIAATTLLGLSGWFLAGAAIAGAAGGAVMMAFNYLLPSAAIRGLAIARTVMRYFERLSGHTAAFRALAELRPWLYERVSRTPLRVSQGEASARLVQDVGQLENALVAQSHWASALGGLIAALFLITLLSPVASIIAAAGIGTLIGLSRRVVPTPTTGLPELGALKNSMHETLPFLPDIAAYRLSERVMARLTEQEATLLAAREAQARTESLPVGLNLGVLAATLSLIVLTHAHAAMPMLALGLLVTTVAFEATGPLLKAMAQKRLFAEAEARVAELGDVEAVPPAPRTGSVLRFGGQDYDLGPQARLLIRGASGSGKTRLIEALIGLRPMEEVPGLTALPDLRFSLSPQDAPTLNGTIGDNLLMALSPQEIAAETPESLTARVWAALEAAKLKTRVAAMPKGLHQWIGDGGVTLSGGERKRLCLARALLRPAEVLVLDEPTEGLDAVTEAAVTEAVEAHLKRNGQGLILVSHRSGPRRLCNQELVVDAAFQISRHVG
- a CDS encoding ABC transporter ATP-binding protein/permease → MSHPRPLTPETLEDAARDALKSRAKAVRQTLKLWADPAKRQVTLVRQLEIGSVICATGFAAGLALILQAVRAGQFPLTGLVLLLLSLCLRGALSYSNQVLSLKSARLIIESLRLSLMRKALSGRGVEASQMERMTALFEHTEALEGYYARFVPARQATALTPLLVTLAIGVASPLAAGIILFTLCPFVTLMALSGMATAAESRRQLEALTRLSGLFADRLRHLPLIRAFDNEATQVEKVRRAARDVSERTLSVLRMAFTGSAILEFFAALSVALIAVYCGFALLGLLPFPVPAVLDFNKNLFGGDAFAPAFFALALAPEVYFPLRRLSAAYHEEQQARAAAEALIALEARLEIPDTVPLTLTSAPALRFDQVSAVFADDPTPVFAPVSFSANSGTIIALRGETGSGKSTLLRLLLGRGGDVAARGLIEIDGQPLTPAHDLSPGLSWMSQHTPILPGTLADNLRLSHPQASDAEVQRVIALTGLDALVAVRGLETALDERGSGLSGGERRRIGLARALLKPAPLLLLDEPTADLDLEAESALVTAIRSAAIGRTVILATHSEALAAIATQEVRL